Proteins encoded by one window of Alkalinema sp. FACHB-956:
- a CDS encoding AAA family ATPase: MNEAAQFYNPEQCRNEAEVESKFIVQYLLPSLGYPPESWHQEITFGAFRLDFLAIAGNVIGKSDQLQVIFEAKHPNQNLDRHRRKLRHYLSSLGVRYGVLTNGKMLRVYELVAEELELRLQVPGREVPMHLDQLRQLVGKGPIEVISDQDAVPEPAIVTPDHPTTLVQSLSSSSTEKTMKVIAVYHNKGGVGKTTTVINLAAGLCKKGKRVLVIDLDSQANTTFATGLVKFQDESADNIKDRNIYHVIIERNKFTIPEVVQKSSFTFPAVDVIPSHISLTTKEAELNDSPQAQTRLLSKLNEVRDHYDVVIIDTPPSLNIFARIALLASDYLLIPSDLRPFANEGLNNVRTFLEGLNEFREMMNRQPIEVLGVLASKVSTIDKFIKHTLPKMEKLVEERYQFPLLNTRIYERRDLSAALERVVELGDLDIPDPQSIFDYKPHSASAEEFEALTKEIMTMTGL, encoded by the coding sequence GTGAATGAAGCAGCGCAATTTTATAATCCTGAGCAATGCCGGAATGAGGCTGAGGTCGAAAGTAAGTTCATTGTGCAGTACTTGTTGCCCAGCTTGGGCTATCCGCCGGAGAGCTGGCATCAGGAGATTACCTTTGGTGCCTTTCGGTTAGATTTTCTAGCGATCGCGGGGAATGTCATTGGGAAGTCCGATCAACTTCAGGTGATTTTCGAGGCGAAGCATCCTAACCAAAATCTCGATCGGCATCGACGGAAACTCCGGCATTACCTCAGCAGTTTGGGTGTGCGCTATGGGGTACTGACCAATGGCAAAATGTTGCGGGTTTACGAACTGGTTGCGGAGGAATTAGAACTCCGGTTACAGGTTCCCGGTCGAGAGGTGCCGATGCATCTCGACCAACTACGGCAGTTAGTCGGAAAAGGCCCGATCGAGGTGATTTCTGACCAAGATGCTGTTCCTGAACCCGCGATCGTGACCCCGGATCATCCAACCACGCTTGTCCAGTCTTTATCTTCGAGTTCCACGGAAAAAACCATGAAAGTTATTGCGGTCTATCACAACAAAGGTGGCGTTGGTAAAACCACAACGGTGATTAATCTTGCGGCTGGATTGTGCAAAAAAGGCAAACGGGTTTTAGTCATTGATCTAGATAGCCAAGCCAACACAACTTTTGCCACCGGATTGGTCAAGTTCCAAGACGAATCCGCAGACAACATTAAAGACCGTAATATTTACCACGTCATTATCGAGCGCAACAAATTTACGATTCCTGAAGTCGTTCAGAAGTCATCCTTCACTTTTCCAGCGGTTGACGTGATTCCCAGCCACATCAGCTTAACGACGAAAGAGGCTGAGTTAAATGACTCCCCTCAAGCACAAACTCGGTTACTGTCTAAACTGAACGAAGTACGAGATCACTATGATGTTGTTATCATTGACACTCCGCCCTCACTAAACATCTTTGCCAGAATTGCTCTATTAGCGAGTGATTATCTGCTGATTCCTTCAGATCTACGTCCGTTTGCCAATGAAGGATTGAATAATGTGCGAACCTTTTTGGAAGGACTCAATGAGTTTCGGGAAATGATGAATCGTCAACCGATCGAAGTTTTGGGTGTCTTAGCTTCCAAGGTCAGCACGATTGATAAATTTATCAAGCATACTTTACCCAAGATGGAGAAACTTGTTGAGGAGCGGTATCAATTTCCTTTGTTAAACACTCGAATTTATGAGCGGCGCGATCTATCGGCAGCTTTAGAACGAGTAGTTGAACTGGGGGATCTCGACATTCCCGATCCACAGTCGATTTTTGACTATAAACCCCACTCTGCTTCCGCAGAAGAGTTCGAAGCCTTGACTAAAGAAATCATGACAATGACGGGATTGTAG
- a CDS encoding NYN domain-containing protein, with protein MSKRPPPQAILLVDGYNIVGAWRDLKKIRDRQGLEEARRHLTELMAGFAAYNAYDTQLVFDAQYRNSPSNREIITRFLSIHYTDHGQTADTYIEKSCADFRHDIRKFHQRIIVATNDRAQQLTVVGYGAEWMSAEQLANEVEFTISHVRHKQKPAQKSSGRFLMNSLDPEAQAKLDRLRYGK; from the coding sequence ATGTCAAAGCGCCCCCCCCCCCAAGCAATTCTTTTGGTGGACGGCTATAACATAGTCGGCGCTTGGCGTGACTTGAAAAAAATTCGCGATCGACAGGGGTTGGAAGAAGCCCGTCGTCATTTAACTGAGTTGATGGCTGGATTTGCAGCCTACAATGCCTACGATACACAGCTGGTGTTTGATGCTCAGTATCGCAACAGCCCCAGCAATCGAGAAATCATCACTCGCTTTTTGTCGATTCACTACACCGATCACGGACAAACGGCGGATACTTACATTGAAAAGTCCTGCGCCGATTTCCGTCACGATATTCGGAAGTTTCATCAACGGATCATTGTTGCAACCAACGATCGGGCACAGCAGTTGACAGTGGTTGGCTATGGCGCGGAGTGGATGTCGGCGGAACAACTGGCCAACGAAGTGGAATTTACGATCAGCCATGTACGGCACAAACAAAAACCAGCCCAGAAATCCTCAGGGCGGTTTTTGATGAATTCTTTGGATCCAGAGGCTCAGGCTAAGCTAGATCGGTTACGCTACGGCAAATAA